In Marisediminicola antarctica, one DNA window encodes the following:
- the acnA gene encoding aconitate hydratase AcnA: MSAINSFGSKDTLTVGATDYEVFRLDSVAGSEKLPFSLKVLLENLLRTEDGANVTRAQIEALGGWVPTAEPDTEIQFTPARVVMQDFTGVPCIVDLATMREAVAELGGDPTKINPLAPAELVIDHSVIADLFGTADALERNVEIEYQRNGERYQFLRWGQTAFDDFKVVPPGTGIVHQVNIEYLARVTYTRTVNGALQAYPDTCVGTDSHTTMVNGLGVLGWGVGGIEAEAAMLGQPVSMLIPKVVGFKLSGQIPAGVTATDVVLTITEMLRDHGVVGKFVEFYGQGVASVPLANRATIGNMSPEFGSTAAMFPIDDVTLDYLRLTGRDEEQVRLVEEYAKLQTLWHDPSTEATYSEYIELDLSTVVPSIAGPKRPQDRVELSRAKDQFEIDLNDYAGVTRSKVDAAIEGTFPASDPIGLTPQDETSAHAPAQNHHSSHAPSTASTPTGVKLGDGTGFTLDHGAVAIAAITSCTNTSNPSVMLAAGLLARNASMKGLKVKPWVKTTLAPGSKVVTDYYEKAGLTSYLEDLGFFTVGYGCTTCIGNSGPLLDEISAAVNDNDLAVTAVLSGNRNFEGRINPDVKMNYLASPPLVIAYALAGTMNFDFVTDSLGTATDGTEVFLKDIWPDAAEVQQTIDSAIDTEMFTHEYAGVFDGDERWRSLPTPTGPTFEWDEKSTYVRKPPYFDGMTIETTPVTDISGARVLAKLGDSVTTDHISPAGTIKADSPAGHYLNEHGVERADYNSYGSRRGNHEVMIRGTFANIRLKNQLLDGVEGGYTRDFTQPDAPQAFIYDASANYQAAQIPLVILGGKEYGSGSSRDWAAKGTSLLGVKAVITESFERIHRSNLIGMGVVPLQFPAGETWASLGLDGTETISITGIAELNNGTTPRTVRVVAEPSTQSPEGKQTVEFDAIVRIDTPGEADYYRNGGILQYVLRSLVS, from the coding sequence ATGTCCGCAATCAACAGCTTCGGTTCGAAGGACACGCTCACTGTCGGTGCGACCGACTATGAGGTGTTCCGGCTCGACAGCGTCGCCGGATCCGAGAAGCTCCCGTTCAGCCTGAAGGTGCTGCTCGAGAACCTCCTCCGTACCGAGGACGGCGCGAATGTGACCCGCGCGCAGATCGAGGCCCTCGGCGGCTGGGTTCCCACCGCTGAGCCCGACACCGAGATCCAGTTCACCCCCGCCCGCGTGGTGATGCAGGACTTCACCGGTGTCCCCTGCATCGTCGACCTCGCGACCATGCGCGAGGCCGTCGCGGAACTGGGCGGCGACCCCACCAAGATCAACCCGCTGGCGCCCGCCGAACTGGTCATCGACCACTCGGTCATCGCCGACCTGTTCGGCACCGCCGACGCCCTCGAGCGCAACGTGGAGATCGAGTACCAGCGGAACGGGGAGCGATACCAGTTCCTCCGCTGGGGCCAGACCGCCTTCGACGACTTCAAGGTTGTCCCGCCAGGAACCGGAATCGTTCACCAGGTCAACATCGAGTACCTCGCGAGGGTGACGTACACGCGCACCGTGAACGGCGCGCTCCAGGCTTACCCCGACACCTGCGTCGGCACCGACTCCCACACCACCATGGTGAACGGGCTCGGCGTGCTCGGCTGGGGCGTCGGTGGCATCGAGGCCGAGGCGGCCATGCTCGGCCAGCCTGTCTCGATGCTCATCCCGAAGGTCGTCGGCTTCAAGCTGTCCGGACAGATCCCCGCGGGGGTCACGGCGACCGACGTCGTGCTGACTATCACCGAGATGCTGCGGGACCATGGGGTCGTTGGCAAGTTTGTCGAGTTCTATGGGCAGGGGGTTGCCTCGGTGCCGCTCGCGAACCGCGCCACCATCGGAAACATGAGCCCGGAGTTCGGCTCCACCGCCGCGATGTTCCCGATCGACGACGTGACCCTCGACTACCTGCGTCTCACCGGCCGCGACGAGGAGCAGGTGCGCCTCGTCGAGGAGTACGCCAAGCTGCAGACGCTCTGGCACGACCCGTCGACCGAGGCGACCTACAGCGAGTACATCGAGCTCGACCTGTCCACCGTCGTGCCGTCCATCGCCGGACCGAAGCGCCCCCAGGACCGCGTCGAGCTCAGCCGCGCGAAAGACCAGTTCGAGATCGACCTCAACGACTACGCCGGCGTGACCCGCTCGAAGGTCGACGCGGCAATCGAGGGCACCTTCCCGGCATCCGACCCGATCGGTTTGACCCCGCAGGACGAGACGTCCGCGCACGCCCCGGCCCAGAACCACCACTCGAGCCACGCCCCGTCGACGGCCTCGACCCCGACCGGCGTCAAACTCGGGGATGGCACGGGCTTCACGCTCGACCACGGCGCCGTCGCGATCGCCGCGATCACATCGTGCACGAACACGTCCAACCCCTCGGTCATGCTCGCTGCAGGCCTCCTGGCCCGCAACGCCAGCATGAAGGGCCTCAAGGTCAAGCCGTGGGTCAAGACCACCCTCGCCCCCGGGTCCAAGGTCGTCACCGACTACTACGAGAAGGCCGGGCTGACGAGCTACCTCGAGGACCTCGGCTTCTTCACCGTCGGCTACGGCTGCACGACCTGCATCGGAAACTCCGGCCCGCTGCTCGACGAGATCTCCGCCGCGGTCAATGACAACGACCTTGCAGTCACCGCGGTGCTCTCGGGCAATCGCAACTTCGAGGGCCGCATCAATCCCGACGTGAAGATGAACTACCTCGCGAGCCCGCCGCTCGTCATCGCCTACGCTCTCGCCGGGACGATGAACTTCGATTTCGTGACCGATTCCCTCGGCACCGCAACCGACGGAACCGAGGTGTTCCTCAAGGACATCTGGCCCGACGCCGCCGAGGTGCAGCAGACGATCGACTCCGCGATCGACACCGAGATGTTCACCCACGAGTATGCGGGTGTCTTCGACGGCGACGAGCGCTGGCGCTCGCTGCCGACCCCGACCGGTCCGACGTTCGAGTGGGACGAGAAGTCCACCTACGTTCGCAAGCCCCCGTACTTCGACGGCATGACGATCGAGACGACCCCGGTCACCGACATCAGCGGCGCACGCGTGCTCGCGAAGCTGGGCGACTCGGTCACCACCGACCACATCAGCCCAGCCGGCACCATCAAGGCGGACAGCCCCGCCGGGCACTACCTCAATGAGCACGGCGTCGAGCGGGCGGACTACAACTCCTACGGCTCCCGGCGCGGCAACCACGAGGTAATGATCCGCGGCACCTTCGCGAACATTCGGCTCAAGAACCAGCTCCTCGATGGCGTCGAGGGGGGCTACACGCGCGACTTCACGCAGCCCGACGCGCCGCAGGCCTTCATCTACGACGCGTCGGCGAACTATCAGGCAGCCCAGATCCCTCTCGTCATCCTCGGCGGCAAGGAGTACGGTTCCGGGTCGTCACGTGACTGGGCGGCGAAAGGCACGAGCCTCCTCGGTGTCAAGGCCGTGATCACCGAGAGCTTCGAGCGGATCCACCGCTCCAACCTCATCGGGATGGGCGTCGTACCGCTGCAGTTCCCGGCCGGAGAGACGTGGGCGTCGCTCGGCCTCGACGGCACCGAGACGATTAGCATCACGGGCATCGCCGAATTGAACAACGGCACGACGCCGCGCACCGTGCGCGTTGTCGCCGAGCCCAGCACGCAGTCTCCGGAGGGTAAGCAGACCGTCGAGTTCGACGCGATCGTCCGCATCGACACGCCCGGTGAGGCTGACTACTACCGCAACGGGGGGATCCTGCAGTACGTGCTGCGGTCCCTCGTGTCCTGA